From the Penaeus chinensis breed Huanghai No. 1 chromosome 28, ASM1920278v2, whole genome shotgun sequence genome, one window contains:
- the LOC125040158 gene encoding sperm-associated antigen 1-like has product MSSDGEQKLLDAFDIRVEQLDYGFLKECEDDKTIERIIRILRSGEEGLYPDLLKFAEDRLAEVNPESRMLLEDQPAVHIQDLPADLLQSLEADMEAWSAKVKAEEDDLTSLEVIRGPLPPVRGSARAGSAPPRISSEEIQRLLQEAQNYLQDDDFFQASVRYQKVLECEPGHPGALQGMAKVHDHQGLNRRLSDGGGCGRSSRVVQEV; this is encoded by the exons ATGTCTTCAGACGGCGAGCAGAAGCTACTCGATGCGTTTGATATTAGG GTGGAACAGCTAGACTACGGTTTCCTGAAGGAGTGCGAGGATGATAAGACAATCGAGCGGATAATTCGAATCTTAAGGTCTGGAGAAGAAGGCTTGTATCCTGACCTCCTCAA GTTCGCAGAGGACAGGCTGGCTGAGGTGAATCCCGAAAGCCGGATGCTGTTGGAAGACCAGCCGGCAGTTCACATTCAGGATCTCCCGGCAGACCT TTTGCAAAGCTTGGAGGCCGATATGGAGGCTTGGTCAGCAAAGGTCAAAGCAGAGGAGGATGATCTGACCAGCCTGGAGGTCATCCGAGGTCCTCTGCCCCCTGTGCGCGGGTCAGCCAGAGCAG GTTCCGCGCCACCCAGGATCTCCTCGGAGGAAATCCAGAGACTGCTACAAGAGGCTCAGAATTATCTCCAAGACGACGACTTCTTCCAGGCGTCCGTCCGCTACCAGAAGGTTCTCGAATGCGAGCCTGGCCACCCCGGAGCACTCCAAGGCATGGCGAAGGTGCACGACCACCAAGGCTTGAATAGGAGGTTGTCAGACGGTGGGGGTTGTGGTCGTAGCAGTAGGGTCGTGCAGGAGGTCTAG